The following coding sequences lie in one Sphingobium sp. KCTC 72723 genomic window:
- a CDS encoding phosphotransferase family protein: MEYLTPERITTQLQGWLASEKPDWRDIVVRPLNVTLGAGFSADIFFVDVDYVDPAGAQNQTLVVRRQPMDLEVVFGSSLALQGKMMAALYARGDLPVPPWIGMYLESDILGLPFLVMGKVEGECAKQKPNYNLDGWLVEMTPDQRRASFANAISAFASMATIDWRDGFDFLAQPENGQPGLDQYVGALEAWHRAAGRGRAMPIVDAAMAYVRANMPDDAGVNVLWGDPTPSNVMFAPDGSVNALIDWELAALGPAELDLAWWLYFDDLFGRRFGVTRLEGLPSRDETIAIWEAGSGQSAKHLDYYDIVAALRMALVAVGAFDRQVGIGNIPATNKSLNDNFMTQYLAEKLGLPVPQFGPDFVAFMKNLTPVEEQAA; the protein is encoded by the coding sequence ATGGAATATCTGACGCCGGAGCGCATTACCACGCAGTTGCAGGGCTGGCTGGCGAGTGAAAAGCCGGACTGGCGCGATATCGTCGTCAGGCCGCTAAACGTCACGCTGGGGGCGGGCTTTTCCGCCGATATCTTCTTCGTCGATGTCGATTATGTCGACCCCGCCGGGGCGCAGAACCAGACGTTGGTGGTGCGCCGCCAGCCGATGGACCTGGAGGTGGTATTCGGCAGCAGCCTGGCGTTGCAGGGCAAGATGATGGCCGCGCTCTATGCGCGTGGCGACCTGCCCGTGCCGCCGTGGATCGGCATGTATCTGGAGTCCGATATTCTTGGCCTGCCGTTCCTGGTGATGGGCAAGGTCGAAGGGGAATGCGCCAAGCAGAAGCCCAATTATAATCTGGACGGCTGGCTGGTCGAAATGACGCCGGACCAGCGCCGGGCCAGCTTTGCCAACGCCATTTCCGCCTTTGCCAGCATGGCGACGATCGACTGGCGCGACGGGTTCGATTTTCTGGCGCAGCCCGAAAATGGCCAGCCGGGGCTGGACCAATATGTCGGCGCGCTGGAGGCGTGGCACAGGGCGGCGGGGCGCGGGCGGGCGATGCCGATCGTGGATGCGGCGATGGCCTATGTGCGGGCGAACATGCCCGATGATGCGGGCGTCAATGTGCTGTGGGGCGATCCCACGCCGTCGAACGTGATGTTCGCGCCGGACGGCAGCGTCAATGCGCTGATCGACTGGGAACTGGCCGCGCTTGGCCCGGCGGAGCTGGATCTGGCCTGGTGGCTTTATTTCGACGATCTGTTCGGGCGGCGTTTCGGCGTGACCCGGCTGGAGGGGTTGCCGAGCCGGGACGAGACGATCGCGATCTGGGAAGCGGGGTCCGGGCAGAGTGCGAAGCATCTGGATTATTACGATATTGTGGCCGCGTTGCGCATGGCGCTGGTCGCGGTCGGGGCGTTCGACCGGCAGGTGGGGATCGGCAATATTCCGGCGACCAACAAGTCGCTGAACGACAATTTCATGACCCAATATCTGGCCGAGAAGCTGGGCCTGCCGGTGCCGCAATTCGGCCCGGATTTCGTGGCTTTCATGAAGAATCTGACGCCGGTCGAGGAGCAGGCGGCCTGA
- a CDS encoding PRC-barrel domain-containing protein: protein MKMIIALAALAMAAPALAQAPAVDRNAAIFSAEGTKIGKVDKVLNADDGALTAIRVIYRGKFITIPATTLSAGEKGVMTSLSNADLKKL, encoded by the coding sequence ATGAAGATGATCATCGCGCTCGCCGCTCTCGCCATGGCCGCACCGGCGCTGGCGCAGGCACCCGCTGTCGATCGCAACGCCGCGATCTTTTCCGCCGAAGGGACCAAGATCGGCAAGGTCGACAAGGTGCTGAATGCCGACGACGGCGCCCTGACCGCCATCCGCGTCATCTATCGCGGCAAGTTCATCACCATCCCCGCCACCACGCTCAGCGCGGGCGAAAAGGGCGTGATGACCAGCCTGTCGAACGCTGACCTCAAAAAGCTCTGA
- a CDS encoding MFS transporter, with the protein MTGFGARDRWFLLLLGAIYMFNFIDRTIIAVVGEAIRHDLRLSDLQLGLLGGLAFSFFYAILGIPLARLAERYSRVRIIAVVTVLWSFMTALSGMAGSYVQLLLCRMGVGVGEAGFTPALVSMISDRFDAGRRAVVFSLIALGVPLGGAIAAIGGGAIAQHFGWRMALVAVGAPGLLLAALLFLTIAEPVRADAGDRADTPPFGAVLRRLGRSPAFLHLTFGSGFVGMVGFGTNLFLIPLLVRRYDLPLAQAGMIFALSFSLATMVGQVSGGYLIGHLIRRDMRWGGWAPAIAIGLALPLYLLAIQQADWRWLIGFLFMATALLYAFIPAIMTITQSLVEPRMRASAAALHSFGQTVAGLGLGSVVLGYLSDRLAVFLYAGDYAADCQTGQAAPACLSAAADGLQLSMQLAASVLLLAVGHYLLAARQLPREANAS; encoded by the coding sequence ATGACGGGTTTTGGCGCACGCGATCGCTGGTTTTTGCTGCTGTTGGGCGCAATCTACATGTTCAATTTCATCGATCGCACCATCATTGCGGTGGTGGGCGAAGCGATTCGCCATGACCTGCGGCTGAGCGACCTTCAGCTTGGCTTGCTGGGCGGGCTGGCCTTTTCCTTCTTCTATGCGATTCTGGGCATTCCGCTGGCACGGCTGGCCGAACGTTACAGCCGGGTGCGCATCATCGCGGTGGTGACGGTGCTATGGTCGTTCATGACGGCGCTGTCGGGCATGGCGGGCAGCTATGTTCAACTGCTGCTGTGCCGGATGGGCGTGGGCGTGGGGGAGGCGGGTTTTACGCCTGCGCTGGTGTCGATGATTTCGGACCGATTCGATGCCGGGCGGCGCGCGGTCGTATTTTCGCTGATTGCGCTGGGCGTGCCGCTGGGCGGGGCGATCGCCGCAATCGGTGGCGGGGCGATTGCGCAGCATTTCGGCTGGCGCATGGCATTGGTGGCGGTCGGTGCGCCGGGCCTGTTGCTGGCGGCCCTGTTGTTCCTGACCATAGCCGAACCTGTTCGTGCCGATGCGGGCGACCGGGCGGATACGCCGCCATTTGGCGCAGTGTTGCGCCGTCTGGGCCGGTCGCCTGCTTTCCTGCACCTGACCTTTGGCAGTGGCTTTGTCGGCATGGTCGGTTTTGGCACCAACCTGTTCCTGATCCCGCTGCTGGTGCGGCGATACGACCTGCCATTGGCGCAGGCGGGGATGATATTCGCCCTGTCGTTCAGCCTGGCGACGATGGTGGGGCAAGTGAGTGGCGGCTATCTGATCGGCCATCTGATCCGTCGCGACATGCGCTGGGGCGGGTGGGCGCCCGCAATTGCGATAGGGCTGGCGTTGCCGCTCTATCTGCTGGCGATCCAACAGGCCGACTGGCGCTGGCTGATCGGCTTCCTGTTCATGGCGACGGCATTATTATATGCGTTCATTCCTGCGATCATGACGATCACCCAGTCGCTGGTCGAACCCCGGATGCGCGCGTCGGCCGCCGCGCTGCACAGTTTCGGCCAGACCGTGGCGGGGCTGGGGCTGGGTTCTGTCGTGCTGGGCTATCTGAGCGACCGGCTGGCCGTCTTTCTCTATGCCGGTGACTATGCCGCCGATTGCCAGACGGGGCAGGCTGCGCCCGCCTGCCTGAGTGCGGCGGCCGATGGTTTGCAGCTGAGTATGCAGTTGGCCGCGTCCGTGCTGTTGCTGGCGGTGGGCCATTATCTGCTGGCTGCGCGCCAGTTGCCGCGTGAGGCAAATGCGTCGTGA